The following are encoded in a window of Chlorocebus sabaeus isolate Y175 chromosome 10, mChlSab1.0.hap1, whole genome shotgun sequence genomic DNA:
- the ARL4C gene encoding ADP-ribosylation factor-like protein 4C: MGNISSNISAFQSLHIVMLGLDSAGKTTVLYRLKFNEFVNTVPTIGFNTEKIKLSNGTAKGISCHFWDVGGQEKLRPLWKSYSRCTDGIIYVVDSVDVDRLEEAKTELHKVTKFAENQGTPLLVIANKQDLPKSLPVAEIEKQLALHELIPATTYHVQPACAIIGEGLTEGMDKLYEMILKRRKSLKQKKKR; this comes from the coding sequence ATGGGCAACATCTCCTCCAACATCTCGGCCTTTCAGTCCCTGCATATCGTCATGTTGGGCTTGGACTCGGCCGGCAAGACCACTGTGCTCTACCGGCTCAAGTTCAACGAGTTCGTGAACACTGTGCCCACCATCGGCTTCAACACCGAGAAGATCAAGCTGAGCAACGGCACGGCCAAGGGCATCAGCTGCCACTTCTGGGACGTGGGCGGCCAGGAGAAGCTGCGGCCGCTGTGGAAGTCCTACAGCCGTTGCACGGACGGCATCATCTACGTGGTGGACTCGGTGGACGTGGACCGGCTGGAGGAGGCCAAGACGGAGCTGCACAAGGTGACCAAGTTCGCCGAGAACCAGGGCACGCCGCTGCTAGTCATCGCCAACAAGCAGGACCTGCCCAAGTCGCTGCCGGTGGCCGAGATCGAGAAGCAGCTGGCGCTGCACGAGCTCATCCCGGCCACCACCTACCACGTCCAGCCGGCGTGCGCCATCATCGGCGAGGGCCTCACCGAGGGCATGGACAAGCTCTATGAGATGATCCTGAAACGCAGGAAGTCCCTCAAGCAGAAGAAGAAGCGGTAA